From the genome of Gemmatimonadota bacterium, one region includes:
- a CDS encoding sulfatase-like hydrolase/transferase, with protein sequence MNQPNVIIIMSDQMKATASHLYGSAFCHTPSLERMANEGVLFKHAVTPHPLCVPCRISFWTSQFPHSHGGRRNQTLMPGDATHAFKLWKAAGYRCGLIGKNHCFEEQSDLDLFDVWCEIGHGGLPRGAATRGMDWFRSIESINAAHAVRRNLPDISPQFSYGVSDFPLEDYSTGLVAGQTVRFLEQFGNDPFALWVSIPDPHTPYECPERYAIAPDDVVMPPWRVDEYSDGTAPERNRVLHAMIGVEDDPIEDVKGCVGVYHGMVRFLDDGVGQILDALDRLNLRENTVVVFCADHGDFSGEHAQIAKGGAFYDCLTRVPLIVSWPEQIPQGVVDESCVNLIDIVPTVLQLQGHDVPRSMHGEGLPTVTDAAPRDAAFSEYGAGGPAFTMADLEQFEKPWGRRAIGQSLQWREAEGRRKMVRTAEWKYVHDPMGDRDELYDLMNDPWELYNVVDNADHRDVIADLQLKLADWSIRTEDARPVPMPE encoded by the coding sequence ATGAACCAACCCAATGTGATTATCATTATGAGCGATCAGATGAAGGCAACGGCGAGCCATTTGTACGGCAGTGCCTTTTGTCACACGCCGTCGTTGGAGCGGATGGCGAATGAGGGGGTGTTGTTCAAACACGCGGTTACGCCGCATCCGCTGTGTGTGCCGTGTCGCATTTCGTTTTGGACTTCTCAGTTTCCACATTCGCACGGTGGGCGGCGAAATCAGACGCTGATGCCTGGGGATGCGACGCATGCGTTTAAGCTGTGGAAAGCCGCGGGGTATCGGTGTGGGTTGATTGGGAAAAATCATTGTTTTGAGGAACAAAGCGATCTCGATTTATTCGATGTGTGGTGTGAGATCGGACATGGAGGATTGCCCAGAGGTGCCGCGACAAGGGGGATGGATTGGTTTCGGTCGATTGAGTCGATCAATGCAGCACATGCGGTGAGAAGGAATTTGCCGGATATTAGTCCGCAGTTTTCCTATGGGGTTAGCGATTTTCCGCTGGAGGATTATTCGACCGGGTTGGTGGCGGGACAGACCGTGCGGTTTTTGGAGCAATTTGGCAATGATCCATTCGCGCTGTGGGTTTCCATTCCCGATCCTCATACGCCGTATGAATGTCCCGAGCGGTATGCGATTGCACCCGATGATGTGGTGATGCCGCCTTGGCGAGTAGATGAGTATAGCGATGGTACAGCGCCCGAACGCAACCGGGTATTGCATGCGATGATTGGGGTGGAAGATGATCCGATTGAAGACGTAAAGGGATGCGTGGGGGTGTATCACGGGATGGTGCGTTTTTTAGACGATGGCGTAGGGCAGATTTTAGACGCGCTGGATCGGCTCAATTTGCGCGAGAATACGGTTGTGGTTTTCTGTGCAGATCACGGCGATTTTTCGGGTGAACACGCGCAGATCGCCAAGGGGGGCGCGTTTTACGATTGTCTGACGCGCGTGCCGCTTATTGTGTCGTGGCCGGAGCAGATTCCGCAAGGTGTGGTGGATGAGAGCTGTGTCAATTTGATCGATATTGTGCCGACGGTTTTGCAATTGCAGGGGCACGATGTGCCGCGTTCTATGCATGGGGAGGGTTTGCCCACGGTTACGGATGCTGCACCGAGAGATGCGGCGTTTTCAGAATACGGCGCAGGCGGACCGGCATTTACAATGGCGGATTTGGAACAGTTTGAGAAGCCCTGGGGGCGTCGGGCGATTGGACAGTCTTTGCAATGGCGCGAGGCCGAGGGCCGCCGCAAGATGGTGCGTACAGCCGAATGGAAGTACGTGCATGATCCTATGGGAGATCGGGATGAGTTGTACGATCTTATGAACGATCCGTGGGAATTGTACAATGTGGTGGATAATGCCGATCACCGCGATGTTATCGCAGATTTGCAATTAAAATTGGCGGATTGGAGTATTCGCACAGAGGATGCGAGACCCGTTCCTATGCCGGAGTGA
- a CDS encoding Gfo/Idh/MocA family oxidoreductase, giving the protein MGDILSVGLIGAGSNAGGHARGIAANENNRLAAVMDIDRSRAEALAGEHNARAYGVLDDLLNDPEVEAVHVCSIHKVHAEQVVAAARAGKHVLVEKPMALSVAECDRMIAACEDAGVVLMVGQVMRHFPVNLKVKALIQEGAIGEVGHMIRRRYGNFDPPDRSWYLDLDLGGVCVLYCFGPHEYDILPWYIDSPVVKVYSQGSESAERYAGQKDSYSTIMNHKDGTVSVLTQTVVTHTGAHDTYIMGSEGSIWMTNQKLTVNGEEVPIDETTKVGMPNQIAEFTDCCLNGKVPDANGRSVRHTMAVIEAAKLSAECGESVMVDE; this is encoded by the coding sequence ATGGGAGACATTTTATCTGTTGGACTGATTGGTGCAGGTTCGAATGCAGGGGGACATGCGCGCGGTATTGCGGCGAATGAGAATAACCGTCTGGCGGCGGTTATGGATATTGACCGCAGTCGGGCAGAGGCGCTTGCGGGTGAGCACAACGCCCGCGCTTATGGGGTGTTGGACGATTTGTTGAATGATCCCGAAGTTGAGGCCGTGCATGTGTGCTCGATCCACAAAGTACACGCAGAGCAGGTGGTTGCTGCGGCGCGCGCTGGAAAACACGTGCTGGTTGAAAAGCCGATGGCACTATCTGTGGCCGAATGCGACCGTATGATTGCTGCGTGTGAAGATGCCGGTGTGGTGCTGATGGTGGGGCAGGTGATGAGACACTTTCCCGTGAATTTGAAGGTGAAGGCGCTGATTCAGGAGGGTGCGATTGGCGAGGTCGGGCACATGATCCGCAGGCGATATGGCAATTTTGATCCCCCGGACCGGTCCTGGTATCTCGATCTGGATTTGGGCGGTGTTTGCGTTTTGTATTGTTTTGGCCCTCATGAGTACGATATTTTACCCTGGTACATCGATTCTCCCGTGGTTAAGGTCTATTCGCAGGGGAGTGAGAGCGCAGAGCGATACGCAGGGCAAAAGGATTCTTATTCGACGATTATGAATCACAAAGATGGTACAGTGAGTGTGCTGACGCAAACTGTGGTGACGCATACTGGCGCACATGATACGTATATTATGGGGAGTGAGGGTTCTATCTGGATGACCAATCAGAAATTGACGGTCAATGGCGAAGAGGTGCCCATAGATGAGACCACGAAGGTGGGGATGCCCAATCAGATTGCCGAATTTACAGATTGTTGCCTCAATGGAAAAGTGCCCGATGCCAATGGCAGGTCTGTGCGGCATACGATGGCTGTGATTGAGGCGGCAAAGCTCAGTGCTGAGTGTGGTGAATCGGTGATGGTGGACGAATAG
- a CDS encoding Gfo/Idh/MocA family oxidoreductase, whose amino-acid sequence MNPVKFGIVGIGGFGQTHVRSVEALERKGRARLDAAVVIDPENHPEKLAEFKTRKVRVYDTFDDLLSAGDIDYVTLPIGIHYHVPYSVAALEAGFNVICEKPLSATVQDANHLINIKNKTGKIALIGYQSIYAPSIQTIKARLLDGRLGRLHAIRIKGGWPRNNLYYSRNTWAGRLTLDDGTWVLDSPINNAMAHDLNNAMYLCGATHHESAMPETVQAELYRARDIQTLDTAVLRIVANGVDVLMGLSHSTRENFNPLMQLQCQHGTLDWSRPGSIIRYNDGSTEIFEEHDLRDRYGPFRNAIDVLQNNATPLCPPEVARAQTLCVNGAHESCPNIATVDHREIEVVKRDGATFHIIKDLDDLLDLSFRTGKLFSELGASWAISTQPYDMTNYNHYPHGDK is encoded by the coding sequence ATGAATCCTGTAAAATTTGGCATTGTTGGCATTGGCGGCTTTGGTCAAACACACGTACGCTCCGTCGAAGCACTCGAACGAAAAGGACGCGCGCGCCTCGATGCCGCCGTTGTCATTGATCCGGAAAATCATCCCGAAAAACTCGCCGAATTTAAAACCCGCAAGGTTCGCGTTTACGACACATTTGACGACCTTCTCAGCGCAGGAGACATAGACTATGTCACCCTGCCCATTGGTATTCACTATCACGTTCCCTATTCCGTCGCAGCGCTCGAAGCGGGATTTAATGTCATCTGTGAAAAACCACTATCAGCCACGGTACAGGACGCCAACCATTTGATAAATATAAAAAACAAAACAGGCAAAATCGCGCTTATCGGATATCAATCGATCTACGCCCCCAGCATCCAGACCATTAAAGCCCGCTTATTGGATGGTCGGCTGGGCAGATTGCACGCCATACGCATCAAAGGCGGATGGCCGCGCAACAACCTGTATTACAGCCGCAATACCTGGGCCGGGCGGCTCACACTCGACGACGGCACATGGGTTCTCGACAGCCCGATCAACAACGCCATGGCGCACGACCTCAACAATGCGATGTACCTGTGCGGCGCAACCCATCACGAATCGGCCATGCCCGAGACCGTACAGGCCGAACTCTACCGCGCCCGCGATATCCAAACACTCGACACAGCCGTACTCCGCATTGTCGCAAATGGCGTTGACGTCCTCATGGGCCTTTCCCATTCCACACGCGAAAATTTCAATCCCCTCATGCAACTTCAGTGCCAACACGGAACACTCGACTGGAGTCGCCCAGGTTCAATCATTCGCTACAATGACGGCAGCACAGAAATCTTTGAAGAACACGACTTGCGCGACCGCTATGGCCCTTTTCGCAACGCCATCGACGTATTGCAAAACAACGCTACGCCCCTGTGCCCGCCAGAAGTCGCACGCGCACAAACCCTGTGCGTCAATGGCGCACACGAAAGCTGTCCCAATATTGCCACAGTTGATCACCGTGAAATCGAAGTCGTCAAACGCGATGGCGCGACCTTCCACATCATCAAGGATCTGGACGACCTGTTAGACCTCAGCTTCCGCACGGGCAAACTCTTCTCAGAACTCGGCGCCAGTTGGGCAATCTCAACCCAGCCGTATGACATGACGAACTACAATCATTATCCTCACGGCGACAAATAA
- a CDS encoding prolyl oligopeptidase family serine peptidase produces the protein MSHCIVQGILAGRIAMDVLLDDVKLPSHLDRLTDTNLDLKRVQGMVRVGPDVLFVILSGSLFKLTAERAVLEPVFDSVTSIWPADENCALVESEGALWRVDLDGTKGRLLTIPRGTISYDVKWGIRGLVVGALVDRRESVDPKAPYFYPSPREKVTLCRYASIEGWHDLADVPEGCGNLSMCRYGRRIAWRESLNVIPEEAQRGEFYGFDLNTNEVRKLTEGAGKVGRVVMASDGSALLYEANHEAEYPITTHTDLWWLSWDGSERVNLTEGGRCIARFGWGHREKTAWISFVEGLEMQTEVLALDGTPEGTFGDLDAVSDIVWMPDGLAIFETEDAERFPAIWTGTRRVPLPQPENYEDLRVLEMEWEAPDGMEIEGVLYEADGLRGSAPLLVSAHGGPAAPVENVRSEVVRYRHLLRAGYRIFRPAFRGSLGFGDDFARSNIGCQGRADLEDIISGVDFLIEEGLALKNRVGIFGASYGGYMTLRALAVTDRFQAGVALFGFIDNRRMTLETGDFTYETEYLEPLSWPITERTRGGDVFPNLGAIRTPLLLLHGDQDPICPLSESKVTCRALEALGVPVGLVVYPGEGHGFRKEKNRRDSARRTLAWFLNYLSP, from the coding sequence TTGTCTCATTGCATTGTGCAGGGAATTCTGGCCGGAAGGATTGCTATGGATGTGTTGCTGGATGATGTCAAATTGCCGTCGCATTTAGATCGTCTGACAGATACGAATCTGGATCTCAAGCGCGTGCAGGGCATGGTGCGCGTTGGTCCTGATGTGTTATTTGTGATATTGAGTGGCTCCTTGTTCAAGTTGACCGCAGAGAGAGCCGTGCTTGAACCTGTATTTGATTCTGTGACGAGCATTTGGCCGGCCGATGAAAATTGTGCGCTGGTCGAATCGGAAGGCGCACTATGGCGGGTCGATCTGGATGGTACAAAAGGGCGGTTGCTCACGATTCCCAGAGGGACGATCTCTTATGATGTCAAATGGGGAATACGGGGCCTGGTCGTAGGTGCGCTTGTGGATCGCCGCGAGTCTGTGGATCCCAAAGCACCTTATTTTTATCCCTCGCCGAGAGAAAAGGTCACGCTGTGTCGATATGCTTCAATTGAGGGCTGGCACGATCTTGCCGATGTGCCAGAAGGATGCGGGAATCTGAGTATGTGTCGGTATGGCCGTCGAATTGCATGGCGAGAATCTCTCAATGTGATTCCCGAAGAAGCGCAGCGGGGAGAGTTTTACGGCTTTGATTTGAATACAAATGAAGTGCGAAAGTTGACCGAGGGGGCGGGCAAAGTCGGTCGCGTGGTGATGGCGTCGGATGGTTCTGCGCTGCTTTACGAAGCCAATCACGAGGCGGAGTATCCCATTACGACACATACGGATTTGTGGTGGTTGTCATGGGATGGCAGCGAACGGGTGAATCTCACAGAGGGCGGGCGCTGTATTGCGCGCTTTGGCTGGGGGCACCGCGAAAAAACCGCCTGGATTTCGTTTGTAGAGGGGTTGGAAATGCAGACGGAAGTGCTGGCTCTGGATGGGACGCCAGAGGGAACATTTGGCGATCTGGACGCGGTATCAGATATTGTGTGGATGCCCGATGGTCTGGCTATTTTTGAAACCGAAGATGCGGAGCGATTCCCCGCAATTTGGACGGGAACGCGCCGGGTGCCCTTGCCCCAGCCGGAGAATTACGAGGATTTACGCGTTTTAGAAATGGAGTGGGAAGCCCCCGATGGCATGGAGATAGAAGGGGTGCTCTACGAAGCGGATGGCCTCAGAGGCTCTGCACCATTACTGGTTTCTGCACACGGGGGACCTGCTGCGCCGGTAGAGAATGTGCGCAGTGAGGTAGTTCGATATCGCCATTTGCTGCGGGCAGGCTACCGGATTTTCCGTCCGGCATTTCGGGGATCTCTGGGATTTGGGGACGATTTCGCACGGAGCAATATCGGTTGCCAGGGGCGGGCTGATCTCGAGGATATTATTTCGGGGGTTGATTTTTTGATTGAAGAGGGGCTTGCATTAAAAAATCGGGTGGGTATTTTCGGTGCGTCTTACGGGGGATATATGACGCTACGGGCACTCGCTGTGACGGATCGCTTTCAGGCAGGCGTCGCGCTTTTCGGTTTTATCGACAACAGGCGGATGACTTTGGAGACTGGTGATTTTACTTATGAGACAGAGTATTTGGAACCGCTATCCTGGCCGATTACAGAGCGTACGCGTGGGGGCGATGTGTTTCCCAATTTGGGCGCAATTCGCACGCCGCTTCTGTTGTTGCACGGCGACCAGGATCCGATCTGTCCGCTGTCGGAATCCAAAGTTACCTGTCGCGCACTGGAAGCATTGGGGGTGCCGGTGGGTCTGGTGGTGTATCCGGGTGAGGGTCATGGATTCCGGAAAGAGAAAAATCGCCGCGATAGTGCGCGGCGAACGCTGGCATGGTTTTTGAATTATTTGTCGCCGTGA
- a CDS encoding caspase family protein, with product MRKLFLIALCVLALAVISEDSQAKERYAVLVGVSRYQYLDKSLQLNGPPKDVQLLREYLTNVEGFPDDRVICLIDNGNTDKEAEPKYADIRAALKNLQDKLTTGDFALLYFSGHGSQQPDQPDSDEESDGYDEIFLPANVKGWNKGKQAVENAIIDDEIGEFISAYRSKGVDVWVIFDSCSSGTMTRGVGDESTRTRKVSPEDLGILDESGDKRALRSKGHGDADTSAFTDSSTDSSESNLGALIQFFAARADEETIERLLPRGAKVSEQDTLGLFTHSLVSVLSRFPDVSYDALAQMIIAEYASSSYTRSRPQFYGTNMDQRVFGGESIHNLAFRATLDTESKLLTAEQAGKLRGFDKGAIVSIHPNAADTSMIGTGVVTKATLTESTIDPDWKEGATIPKYDWQPVHIRLVQPAYTPTVRISEVETIRDADNRRLRDIIDALEKDNIPLVEFSAFDPDADYFAAFFDDRFWLLRPDQTLPCSVQVITEEQRLKCERERRERTRIPEPLFWSAPDDAHTLVSRAARARNLVKLQSFSNVPSSLKLKVEIERNARRFSLTEQKGLLKAGDKVYVSASNESQDAWDIFFFYVDSNLGITPMQDYGKSARVQSKKRIDIEVGTVNDRTVGAESLVIIADPARDGKQANYHFLAQKGYEKIALRGKGNRQSSQKSPLQLIMEGIWEGDKNASSRGIDAAQNKGSQAHVKVFTWRVER from the coding sequence ATGCGGAAATTATTCCTTATTGCGTTATGCGTGCTGGCATTGGCCGTAATATCGGAAGACAGTCAAGCGAAAGAAAGGTACGCAGTGTTAGTTGGCGTCAGCCGATATCAGTATCTCGACAAATCATTGCAGCTAAACGGACCGCCAAAAGACGTACAACTCCTGCGCGAGTATCTGACGAATGTGGAAGGATTTCCAGACGATCGTGTCATCTGTCTCATCGACAACGGGAATACGGATAAGGAAGCTGAACCAAAGTATGCCGATATTCGCGCAGCACTTAAGAATCTGCAAGACAAGCTGACTACTGGCGACTTCGCGTTGCTTTACTTTTCTGGACATGGCTCTCAACAGCCTGACCAACCTGACTCAGATGAAGAAAGCGACGGATATGACGAGATATTTCTTCCCGCCAATGTAAAGGGCTGGAATAAAGGCAAACAGGCTGTCGAAAATGCTATTATTGACGACGAAATCGGCGAATTCATCAGCGCATATCGTAGTAAAGGTGTCGATGTCTGGGTGATTTTCGATAGCTGTAGTTCGGGGACTATGACTCGTGGTGTTGGCGATGAATCGACGCGTACCCGGAAGGTTTCTCCTGAGGATCTCGGTATTCTCGATGAGTCAGGTGATAAGCGAGCGCTACGAAGCAAGGGACACGGAGACGCTGACACATCTGCTTTCACAGATAGCTCTACTGATTCCTCAGAGTCCAATCTCGGAGCACTTATTCAATTTTTTGCAGCGCGCGCAGATGAGGAGACTATAGAGAGACTCCTACCTCGTGGTGCGAAGGTCTCAGAACAAGATACACTGGGCCTATTCACCCATAGTCTCGTAAGTGTCCTATCTCGTTTTCCCGACGTAAGTTACGATGCACTTGCACAGATGATCATTGCCGAGTACGCATCAAGTTCATATACCAGAAGCAGACCACAATTCTATGGAACCAACATGGATCAGAGAGTGTTCGGTGGAGAATCGATACACAATCTGGCGTTTCGCGCCACACTCGATACCGAATCAAAGCTACTCACTGCCGAACAGGCTGGCAAGTTGCGAGGCTTTGATAAAGGCGCAATAGTGAGCATTCACCCCAATGCAGCCGATACGAGTATGATCGGAACCGGCGTTGTGACCAAAGCAACGCTTACTGAGTCAACGATAGATCCAGATTGGAAAGAAGGTGCTACCATACCTAAGTACGATTGGCAACCTGTTCACATTCGCCTTGTACAACCAGCATATACGCCAACAGTTCGAATTTCTGAGGTCGAGACAATCCGCGACGCTGATAATCGCCGTCTGCGCGACATAATCGACGCACTTGAGAAAGACAACATACCTCTCGTTGAATTTAGTGCCTTCGATCCTGATGCGGATTATTTCGCAGCGTTTTTCGACGATAGGTTCTGGCTGTTACGACCGGATCAGACCTTACCCTGCTCAGTGCAGGTGATTACGGAAGAACAGCGTCTTAAATGTGAACGTGAACGACGTGAACGCACTCGGATTCCTGAACCGTTATTTTGGAGCGCACCTGATGATGCACATACACTCGTTTCGCGTGCCGCCAGAGCACGTAATCTGGTCAAACTACAATCGTTCTCCAATGTGCCATCTTCATTGAAGTTGAAGGTTGAGATTGAAAGAAATGCCAGACGCTTTTCCTTAACTGAACAAAAAGGATTATTGAAGGCAGGTGACAAGGTGTACGTTAGTGCCAGCAATGAAAGTCAGGATGCATGGGATATCTTCTTCTTCTACGTAGATAGCAACCTCGGTATCACGCCAATGCAAGACTATGGTAAATCAGCGCGAGTACAATCCAAAAAAAGAATCGATATAGAGGTTGGAACGGTTAATGACCGAACAGTGGGAGCAGAGAGCCTCGTGATCATTGCAGATCCAGCTCGAGATGGAAAACAGGCTAACTACCACTTTCTTGCTCAGAAAGGCTATGAGAAGATCGCTCTTCGTGGCAAAGGCAATCGCCAATCATCACAGAAGTCACCACTACAGTTAATCATGGAGGGCATATGGGAGGGAGATAAAAATGCATCGTCACGCGGTATAGACGCAGCCCAGAACAAAGGATCACAAGCGCACGTTAAGGTATTTACGTGGAGAGTCGAACGATGA